The following are from one region of the Roseobacter fucihabitans genome:
- a CDS encoding ATP-binding cassette domain-containing protein translates to MMPFILKPQYRVTTRDDASQRATLDWEYDRILDGLLSGNISGKPMDSQDARLLLTLLERLGWIPDANRLAGAMPYLIDRLDPYALRGLMRNLGFECRSQKLHSSNIPNDSVAGLMVGPGKQLWAIKTIECNVLAMARPGVGEKPTNVRLFNPTKKYEFVHFMPDPKLDMRDRPNTQEQFTSGAFSRLAPDLRLAMLLTLLSGGLTVLFSIMVIFLFDLAVTGQQSKVIGAVLAAAGALFLFDLSFRMLKARLLGRVSGRFEFLLGGALFAKLLKLPRQMIDQAPLGEQTARLRELEGMRDIFAGPFALIALEIPGTLIMIGAITIFSPMLALVLLGVVVMFFIAGLCIVPALIRRAAQLSAARNHLTRLQTELIEKRDVLAQNGLAWTWTEKAERAISRVVAARFRLASAASGLEAISYLFLPTAATSVIFIGAERAIAGVLSGGELVAVTMLTWRAVAPLQQGLLIIPKIGDLKRLFRQVDMMMRFAEEDNLPEMEKMENKAARVTAANLVLRGPNTHAPILAGVSLEIPKGLIVSVVGVSGSGKSALLGVLSGQIQPQAGSVRLDSVNLSEMSSQELGRHIVLVPQRPLLIYGTFAQNLRFIDPLFSDDQIETILAEVGLSRLLKKLPRGIHTRIDPSLDVTWLSGGVRTAVAVAQALMSMPSVLLLDEASEDVEPEIDIAIIGALKRRQHEMTSLIVTHRPSMVRSSDAVLQIAGGRTSTKFKQEKKDQAV, encoded by the coding sequence ATGATGCCTTTCATCCTGAAACCGCAATATCGGGTCACCACGCGCGACGATGCCAGTCAACGTGCGACCTTGGACTGGGAGTATGATCGCATTCTGGATGGGCTGCTGTCAGGAAATATCTCTGGCAAACCCATGGATTCACAGGATGCGAGGTTGCTTCTGACGCTGCTGGAGCGTCTTGGCTGGATTCCAGACGCCAACCGCTTGGCGGGTGCCATGCCATATCTTATCGACCGATTGGATCCCTACGCACTGCGTGGGCTTATGCGCAATCTCGGTTTCGAATGCCGCTCACAAAAGTTGCATTCGAGCAATATTCCAAATGATAGCGTCGCCGGCCTGATGGTGGGGCCAGGCAAACAGCTTTGGGCGATCAAGACGATTGAGTGTAACGTACTGGCAATGGCGCGACCCGGCGTGGGTGAAAAACCAACCAACGTCCGCTTATTCAACCCGACAAAGAAATATGAGTTCGTGCATTTCATGCCAGATCCAAAACTGGATATGCGCGATCGTCCTAACACGCAGGAACAGTTTACATCTGGGGCATTTTCCAGGCTCGCACCGGACCTGCGACTTGCAATGCTCCTCACACTGTTGAGCGGCGGCTTGACAGTCCTGTTCTCAATCATGGTTATTTTCTTGTTTGATCTCGCAGTGACCGGGCAACAATCCAAAGTCATTGGCGCAGTACTTGCCGCGGCGGGGGCGCTGTTCTTGTTCGACTTGAGCTTTCGAATGTTGAAAGCGCGCCTACTTGGCAGGGTGTCTGGACGTTTTGAATTTCTACTTGGCGGTGCCTTATTCGCGAAATTGCTGAAACTGCCACGACAAATGATTGATCAGGCACCGCTTGGCGAACAGACAGCAAGATTGCGCGAACTGGAGGGCATGCGCGACATTTTTGCTGGCCCTTTTGCTCTTATAGCACTCGAAATTCCGGGTACTTTAATCATGATTGGTGCGATCACCATTTTTTCGCCCATGTTGGCGCTTGTCTTGCTGGGCGTAGTTGTCATGTTTTTTATCGCAGGGCTGTGTATCGTTCCGGCTCTAATACGACGTGCCGCGCAACTTTCTGCCGCACGTAATCACTTGACACGGCTCCAGACTGAACTGATCGAAAAACGTGATGTTCTTGCCCAAAATGGGTTGGCTTGGACCTGGACCGAAAAAGCAGAACGCGCCATTAGCAGAGTTGTCGCCGCGCGGTTTCGCCTCGCCAGCGCAGCTTCTGGCCTGGAAGCGATATCCTATCTTTTCCTGCCAACCGCTGCGACAAGTGTTATCTTCATTGGGGCGGAGAGGGCTATTGCAGGTGTCTTGAGCGGCGGCGAGTTGGTTGCTGTTACGATGCTGACGTGGCGCGCAGTTGCTCCTTTGCAGCAGGGTTTGTTGATCATTCCAAAAATTGGAGACCTCAAACGACTTTTCCGGCAGGTCGACATGATGATGCGTTTTGCAGAAGAAGACAACCTTCCTGAAATGGAAAAAATGGAGAACAAAGCTGCAAGAGTGACAGCCGCGAACTTGGTCTTGCGCGGACCGAATACGCACGCTCCCATACTTGCGGGAGTTTCCCTGGAAATCCCCAAAGGACTGATTGTTTCGGTGGTAGGCGTTTCCGGGTCTGGAAAATCAGCGCTACTAGGCGTGCTTTCGGGCCAAATCCAACCACAGGCCGGCAGTGTTCGACTTGACAGCGTAAACCTCTCCGAAATGTCCAGCCAAGAACTTGGGCGGCATATCGTTCTTGTGCCACAACGTCCTTTACTGATCTACGGGACGTTTGCCCAAAACTTGAGGTTTATTGATCCGCTGTTCTCCGATGACCAGATCGAGACGATATTGGCCGAAGTTGGCCTTTCGCGACTTCTCAAGAAACTGCCCAGGGGCATCCACACCCGCATCGACCCCAGTCTTGACGTTACATGGCTCTCGGGAGGTGTGCGAACGGCGGTTGCCGTTGCTCAGGCGCTGATGAGCATGCCATCCGTGCTCCTGCTGGACGAAGCTTCCGAAGACGTCGAGCCAGAAATAGACATTGCCATAATTGGCGCGCTGAAGCGCCGACAGCATGAAATGACGAGTCTAATTGTTACCCATCGTCCAAGCATGGTGCGCAGTTCTGACGCGGTTCTGCAGATAGCGGGAGGGCGCACGAGCACAAAATTCAAACAGGAAAAGAAGGATCAAGCCGTATGA
- a CDS encoding MipA/OmpV family protein yields the protein MDDPADRILDLSQAACASTSPPSQTNSIMNRDTYMKLRYIGLFATTAALFCPTWAVADGLFSNGNFSIGAGVLSSSGIYKGEKSEAGFFPFLSYDSDRLHVGFDGIGLHVLNQDNVELTLLLGPGDSPDFPNKNPLFAGLKRGTPVDAGFEAAYDFDAFYVAGGAMVDVSSEHKGYQAEAKIGSEFMLGEVGIDIGAGARFRDQKLNNFLYGVSAAEANGLRSAYDVGGTSEPFVDMTVSYLVSDDVILMGFMEYHPLDKKVHGSPLTNGKDSYSVGLGLIYSF from the coding sequence ATGGATGATCCGGCTGACCGGATCCTTGACCTGAGCCAAGCTGCCTGCGCCAGCACTTCTCCTCCATCACAGACAAATTCCATCATGAATAGGGATACCTACATGAAACTTCGATATATTGGCCTTTTCGCAACAACCGCCGCGCTGTTTTGTCCAACGTGGGCCGTCGCCGATGGCTTGTTTTCAAACGGAAATTTTAGCATCGGTGCCGGTGTCCTTTCGTCCTCCGGCATTTACAAAGGGGAAAAATCTGAAGCCGGGTTCTTTCCCTTTTTATCCTATGACAGCGATAGGCTGCACGTGGGATTTGACGGAATTGGCTTGCATGTCCTCAATCAGGATAATGTTGAGCTGACTTTGCTTCTGGGACCTGGAGACTCACCTGATTTCCCCAATAAGAACCCCTTGTTTGCAGGGCTCAAACGCGGCACCCCGGTTGATGCGGGATTTGAAGCGGCTTATGATTTCGACGCGTTTTATGTGGCTGGCGGTGCCATGGTTGACGTGTCGTCAGAGCATAAAGGATACCAGGCTGAGGCAAAAATCGGTAGCGAATTCATGCTGGGCGAAGTCGGCATTGATATCGGCGCAGGCGCGCGTTTTCGCGATCAGAAGCTGAACAACTTTCTCTACGGCGTCTCTGCCGCGGAGGCCAATGGCCTGCGCTCAGCCTATGATGTGGGCGGCACAAGTGAGCCCTTCGTTGATATGACGGTGTCTTATCTGGTCAGTGACGACGTCATTCTGATGGGTTTTATGGAATATCATCCCCTGGATAAAAAAGTGCATGGCAGCCCGCTGACGAACGGCAAGGACAGCTATAGCGTCGGGCTTGGCCTGATCTATAGTTTTTGA
- a CDS encoding HlyD family efflux transporter periplasmic adaptor subunit: MTNRLPSASSVAKSTPKKNHTRDTDSSLFAHAALEDIRDSGAARWTIAICTALLTFAIVWAGQVQVQEKVTGTGTIEPKGRIERIEHPDGGVVRELMVQGSEVLLAGGLLLRLDTDHIDRELQSISSRITTLEDESERVRFLLHADGRTMPVERGTGDAASEAFWTEQMFLIAQLDRMILEDLRLVAQIETAEIRDEILAAEYQIVEQQLERYQNYSTSGSVRLIDRERLEREALQLTGSMEEDDGRRAELKLARGENAQRREELLAQRRRDAAARWTKIEAELVALRQSAADAEARIERANVRTVNGGKLQRLEVSNPNEVIAPGDVIAEIVPPGTEYRAVINVSADRIGSIRQGMDVKLKVISYDFTRFGAISAQISEVSPTSFISDAGDIVYRVTVNLPTTVPMSNQPVAVRPGMTVSADILTGERTILSYLLHPVRRIQDQSLSER, translated from the coding sequence ATGACCAATCGTCTTCCTTCCGCCTCATCGGTCGCAAAAAGCACACCAAAAAAAAACCACACGCGTGACACGGACTCTTCACTTTTTGCGCATGCGGCGCTGGAAGATATCCGCGATAGCGGCGCTGCACGTTGGACCATCGCAATCTGTACCGCTTTGCTTACATTCGCTATCGTTTGGGCTGGGCAGGTCCAAGTTCAGGAGAAAGTCACTGGCACCGGAACTATCGAACCAAAGGGACGAATAGAACGTATCGAGCATCCTGACGGTGGGGTCGTGCGCGAGCTTATGGTGCAGGGCAGTGAAGTTCTTCTGGCGGGCGGTCTGCTCTTACGACTGGACACCGACCATATAGATCGGGAGCTACAGTCAATCTCAAGCCGGATCACAACGCTTGAAGACGAAAGCGAGAGGGTACGTTTCCTTTTACACGCAGACGGCCGCACAATGCCGGTGGAACGGGGCACTGGCGATGCCGCTTCAGAAGCATTCTGGACCGAGCAAATGTTCCTGATCGCGCAGCTTGATCGAATGATCTTGGAGGATTTGCGACTGGTCGCGCAGATAGAAACTGCAGAAATTCGAGATGAAATTTTAGCTGCAGAGTACCAAATTGTCGAACAACAACTTGAAAGGTACCAAAACTACTCGACAAGTGGATCGGTCCGGCTGATCGATAGAGAGCGTTTGGAACGCGAAGCTTTGCAATTGACTGGATCCATGGAGGAAGATGATGGGCGTCGGGCAGAGCTTAAACTTGCACGCGGAGAAAATGCACAGCGTCGTGAAGAACTGCTGGCGCAACGTCGTCGAGACGCGGCCGCACGCTGGACAAAGATCGAAGCCGAGCTTGTCGCTTTACGACAATCCGCAGCCGATGCCGAAGCCCGCATTGAAAGAGCAAACGTGCGCACAGTGAATGGAGGCAAGCTTCAACGACTGGAAGTTTCAAATCCAAATGAGGTGATTGCCCCGGGCGATGTGATCGCGGAAATCGTGCCTCCTGGTACAGAATATCGCGCTGTGATTAATGTTTCTGCTGACCGGATTGGATCAATCCGGCAAGGGATGGACGTAAAACTAAAGGTTATCAGTTATGACTTCACACGGTTTGGAGCTATTTCTGCCCAGATTTCCGAAGTTTCACCGACAAGCTTCATCAGCGATGCCGGAGACATTGTATATCGAGTGACGGTGAATTTGCCCACCACGGTACCCATGAGTAATCAGCCGGTCGCCGTTAGGCCTGGCATGACTGTTTCTGCAGATATCCTCACAGGTGAGCGAACGATATTGAGCTATCTGCTGCACCCAGTCCGCCGGATTCAAGACCAATCCTTATCTGAAAGGTAA
- a CDS encoding ABC transporter transmembrane domain-containing protein, which translates to MNEISFLKSVTWDPAILTASLVANLLSLAVPLAMLQIYDKVIPNQAHETLIVLALMVAIALAVDCALRLARSRLLAFFSARFEQLAYKRAFWSLVMADPTHHARADAGTLLKRLSAIDRLRGQRSDGAAAALLDLPFAALFLVVIALLSPIVALSVAFTLAISFVMLSFLRKKINAARLNRYDIDARRYSFFSEVLGGIRSVRALQIGELMARRQERLISQSAHHTKNMTRSMHQAQGLTAAVGNLIPVVTAATAGFLVVAGDASIGVLAAVVVLSGRIVQPVLRVEGYLSTIESSRCAEADLRALTEMPLRLSGDLPLRQVETLKLRNVTTSPDPETGIAIKNVNITLTAGDCLLLKGDNTAKDALAERLFTGDLPLEQGEIEINGHPLSAYDLKDRQNRIRLLSKDAKLLEGTLYENICAFQPDLYRENALKLAKELGLQQVIRHSPRGLHTLVRADYGGLPHSAQRIASNICGLVTLPDIVIFQTANSGLDMETDQRLLKLLKQRAAQQILILITNRPSYMALATQTLDLNSGSGTFLEEA; encoded by the coding sequence ATGAACGAAATATCCTTTCTTAAATCTGTAACGTGGGATCCTGCGATCCTCACGGCATCTTTGGTAGCGAATTTACTTTCGCTGGCAGTGCCATTAGCTATGTTGCAGATCTACGATAAGGTTATTCCAAATCAAGCGCATGAGACGCTAATTGTACTCGCACTCATGGTCGCCATTGCGCTGGCAGTTGATTGCGCATTGCGTTTGGCGCGGTCACGCCTGCTGGCTTTCTTTTCCGCACGGTTTGAACAGCTGGCCTATAAGCGCGCATTCTGGTCGTTGGTCATGGCCGATCCAACGCACCATGCTCGTGCCGACGCCGGAACACTTTTAAAACGACTGTCCGCCATTGATCGCCTGAGAGGCCAGCGTTCAGACGGAGCCGCCGCGGCGCTCCTTGATCTGCCGTTTGCGGCTCTGTTCCTTGTCGTTATTGCGCTCTTATCGCCTATCGTCGCCCTATCCGTGGCATTCACATTGGCCATTTCTTTCGTCATGTTGAGTTTCCTGCGCAAAAAAATCAATGCGGCGCGCCTAAATCGATATGATATCGACGCGCGTCGCTACAGTTTTTTCAGCGAGGTGCTGGGGGGCATTCGATCGGTTCGCGCCCTGCAGATCGGTGAGCTCATGGCGCGAAGGCAGGAACGCCTGATCAGCCAATCCGCGCATCACACCAAAAATATGACACGATCCATGCATCAGGCTCAGGGCCTTACGGCTGCCGTCGGGAATCTCATTCCCGTCGTAACCGCGGCCACTGCTGGTTTCTTGGTTGTGGCAGGTGACGCGAGTATTGGCGTGCTCGCGGCGGTTGTGGTCCTCAGTGGCCGTATCGTGCAACCCGTGTTGAGGGTTGAAGGTTATTTATCCACCATCGAAAGCTCAAGATGTGCCGAAGCGGACCTGCGCGCGCTTACAGAAATGCCGTTGCGCCTATCTGGTGACTTGCCACTGCGCCAAGTTGAAACCCTAAAACTTCGAAACGTAACGACCTCACCCGATCCTGAAACCGGGATTGCAATAAAGAACGTCAACATCACGCTTACGGCCGGGGATTGCTTGCTTCTTAAGGGTGACAATACAGCCAAGGATGCCCTTGCTGAAAGGCTGTTCACAGGTGACCTACCTCTTGAGCAGGGCGAAATCGAAATCAACGGTCATCCACTCTCGGCATATGATCTGAAAGATCGCCAAAACCGGATTCGTCTTCTGTCAAAAGATGCAAAGCTCCTCGAGGGAACCCTGTACGAGAACATTTGCGCATTTCAACCGGACCTTTACCGCGAAAATGCCCTAAAGCTCGCCAAAGAGCTTGGCTTGCAACAGGTCATAAGACACAGTCCACGCGGTTTGCACACATTAGTTCGGGCGGATTATGGGGGGCTACCTCATTCTGCCCAGCGGATTGCCTCCAACATTTGTGGGCTTGTCACGCTACCCGATATCGTCATTTTTCAAACGGCCAATTCGGGACTGGATATGGAAACCGATCAACGTTTGCTGAAATTGCTGAAACAGCGCGCTGCTCAGCAAATTCTGATTCTCATAACCAATCGCCCCTCTTACATGGCGCTTGCGACCCAGACGCTTGATCTAAACTCAGGCAGCGGCACATTTTTGGAAGAGGCATGA
- the tnpB gene encoding IS66 family insertion sequence element accessory protein TnpB (TnpB, as the term is used for proteins encoded by IS66 family insertion elements, is considered an accessory protein, since TnpC, encoded by a neighboring gene, is a DDE family transposase.) — translation MSVGVGGASVTQVAQRHEIRRQQIYAWRQKPASGAVFAFRGRRGDRIKLLYWDGQGFCLCYKVLERCRFPWPSAQDGAVRMTSAQLAMLDRLAASGLGGLRLRVWGDFASVFALFIWCFGLLSGNQTPVETC, via the coding sequence ATGTCGGTTGGGGTTGGTGGGGCGAGCGTTACACAGGTGGCGCAGCGCCATGAGATAAGGCGACAACAAATTTACGCGTGGCGGCAGAAGCCTGCCAGTGGTGCCGTGTTTGCGTTCCGGGGGCGGCGTGGGGATCGGATCAAGCTGCTGTATTGGGATGGCCAGGGCTTTTGTCTCTGTTACAAGGTGCTGGAACGTTGCCGTTTCCCGTGGCCAAGCGCCCAAGACGGGGCTGTGCGGATGACGTCAGCGCAGCTCGCGATGCTCGATCGACTGGCGGCGTCTGGATTGGGGGGGCTCCGCCTGCGCGTGTGGGGTGATTTTGCGTCTGTATTTGCGTTATTTATATGGTGCTTTGGCCTGCTTTCTGGTAATCAGACGCCTGTCGAAACCTGCTGA